In Biomphalaria glabrata chromosome 11, xgBioGlab47.1, whole genome shotgun sequence, the following proteins share a genomic window:
- the LOC106051797 gene encoding uncharacterized protein LOC106051797 isoform X1 has protein sequence MCFRQRFQSLLSSFSEMRTGTNLVSMICVACIITVCKECIGEVVCAKMTLNSETFQVLAKKEELENFVPRYHNCIATETSSMNEVYLKFMVTLEDHHKFTTYNIFNSANIQFDINPKFQCDLQKCVNTITLSMECSRIGNILCRLLIFEVMNELETTLKHAGSHLNCSSLSDCNCNATLFLNSGTTTTTTTTNFTQHIQSSAQSNYGTSTVFENQQKLNKSLSVNSTHSTNTNAIIIVVVVCTSIICIAVLAVYYFYTKNTSRRKTAQNGYDLTMNENKNNIPTIDIAQSNTQGITYNTSVISDMDVIDYHVCQLKTNNYINCMSTEDRIETSNFQTRSTSISSTNIYTKDGTEYARLGDKVRLDLNDYDFLLSQKASLSMQSATVCTQNVKTSNPPLVDDGEDTISRGSYPSRSSYILGKDVQDLVLDAPTNPYTLAKNV, from the exons ATGTGTTTCCGCCAAAGGTTTCAAAGTTTACTTTCTTCTTTTAGTG AAATGAGGACCGGGACCAATCTGGTGTCTATGATTTGTGTGGCTTGCATCATCACTGTGTGTAAAGAATGTATTGGAGAAGTGGTTTGTGCTAAAATGACACTGAATAGCGAGACATTTCAAGTTTTAGCGAAGAAGGAGGAGCTCGAGAATTTTGTGCCGAG ATATCACAATTGTATAGCAACGGAAACCTCTTCAATGAatgaagtttatttaaaatttatggTAACGTTGGAGGATCATCATAAATTCACAACgtacaatatttttaatagtGCTAATATTCAATTTGACATTAATCCCAAATTTCAATGTGATTTGCAAAAATGTGTAAATACTATAACTTTAAGTATGGAATGTTCTCGAATAGGAAATATTCTTTGTCGTCTGCTGATTTTTGAAGTCATGAATGAATTAGAAACAACGTTGAAGCACGCTGGCAGTCATCTCAATTGTTCCTCGTTGTCTGACTGTAACTGCAACGCAACATTGTTTCTTAATTCAggtacaactacaactacaactacaactaatTTCACACAACATATACAATCATCCGCTCAGTCAAACTACGGCACATCTACAGTATTTGAAAATCAACAAAAGTTGAACAAAAGTCTTTCAGTGAATAGCACACACTCGACAAATACAAATGCGATCATAATCGTTGTCGTGGTTTGTACGTCTATCATTTGCATTGCTGTTCTAGCGGTTTACTATTTTTATACTAAGAATACTTCAAGAAGAAAAACTGCTCAAAACGGATATGATTTAACAATGAACGAAAACAAGAATAACATCCCTACAATTGATATAGCTCAGTCCAATACACAGGGTATAACTTATAATACTTCTGTCATCAGTGATATGGACGTGATTGACTATCATGTATGCCAACTAAAGACTAACAATTACATTAACTGTATGAGCACCGAAGACCGGATAGAAACTTCGAATTTCCAAACAAGATCTACCTCTATTTcttctacaaatatttacacaaaagaCGGGACAGAGTATGCCAGACTTGGCGACAAAGTTAGATTAGATTTAAATGATTATGATTTTCTACTTTCCCAAAAGGCGTCTCTGAGCATGCAAAGTGCTACGGTCTGTACACAAAATGTAAAAACCTCTAATCCACCACTTGTAGATGATGGGGAAGATACTATTTCTCGGGGTAGCTATCCGTCAAGAAGTTCCTATATCCTGGGTAAGGATGTTCAGGACTTAGTGCTAGATGCTCCAACAAATCCTTATACCTTGGCTAAGAATGTTTAA
- the LOC106051797 gene encoding uncharacterized protein LOC106051797 isoform X2, which produces MRTGTNLVSMICVACIITVCKECIGEVVCAKMTLNSETFQVLAKKEELENFVPRYHNCIATETSSMNEVYLKFMVTLEDHHKFTTYNIFNSANIQFDINPKFQCDLQKCVNTITLSMECSRIGNILCRLLIFEVMNELETTLKHAGSHLNCSSLSDCNCNATLFLNSGTTTTTTTTNFTQHIQSSAQSNYGTSTVFENQQKLNKSLSVNSTHSTNTNAIIIVVVVCTSIICIAVLAVYYFYTKNTSRRKTAQNGYDLTMNENKNNIPTIDIAQSNTQGITYNTSVISDMDVIDYHVCQLKTNNYINCMSTEDRIETSNFQTRSTSISSTNIYTKDGTEYARLGDKVRLDLNDYDFLLSQKASLSMQSATVCTQNVKTSNPPLVDDGEDTISRGSYPSRSSYILGKDVQDLVLDAPTNPYTLAKNV; this is translated from the exons ATGAGGACCGGGACCAATCTGGTGTCTATGATTTGTGTGGCTTGCATCATCACTGTGTGTAAAGAATGTATTGGAGAAGTGGTTTGTGCTAAAATGACACTGAATAGCGAGACATTTCAAGTTTTAGCGAAGAAGGAGGAGCTCGAGAATTTTGTGCCGAG ATATCACAATTGTATAGCAACGGAAACCTCTTCAATGAatgaagtttatttaaaatttatggTAACGTTGGAGGATCATCATAAATTCACAACgtacaatatttttaatagtGCTAATATTCAATTTGACATTAATCCCAAATTTCAATGTGATTTGCAAAAATGTGTAAATACTATAACTTTAAGTATGGAATGTTCTCGAATAGGAAATATTCTTTGTCGTCTGCTGATTTTTGAAGTCATGAATGAATTAGAAACAACGTTGAAGCACGCTGGCAGTCATCTCAATTGTTCCTCGTTGTCTGACTGTAACTGCAACGCAACATTGTTTCTTAATTCAggtacaactacaactacaactacaactaatTTCACACAACATATACAATCATCCGCTCAGTCAAACTACGGCACATCTACAGTATTTGAAAATCAACAAAAGTTGAACAAAAGTCTTTCAGTGAATAGCACACACTCGACAAATACAAATGCGATCATAATCGTTGTCGTGGTTTGTACGTCTATCATTTGCATTGCTGTTCTAGCGGTTTACTATTTTTATACTAAGAATACTTCAAGAAGAAAAACTGCTCAAAACGGATATGATTTAACAATGAACGAAAACAAGAATAACATCCCTACAATTGATATAGCTCAGTCCAATACACAGGGTATAACTTATAATACTTCTGTCATCAGTGATATGGACGTGATTGACTATCATGTATGCCAACTAAAGACTAACAATTACATTAACTGTATGAGCACCGAAGACCGGATAGAAACTTCGAATTTCCAAACAAGATCTACCTCTATTTcttctacaaatatttacacaaaagaCGGGACAGAGTATGCCAGACTTGGCGACAAAGTTAGATTAGATTTAAATGATTATGATTTTCTACTTTCCCAAAAGGCGTCTCTGAGCATGCAAAGTGCTACGGTCTGTACACAAAATGTAAAAACCTCTAATCCACCACTTGTAGATGATGGGGAAGATACTATTTCTCGGGGTAGCTATCCGTCAAGAAGTTCCTATATCCTGGGTAAGGATGTTCAGGACTTAGTGCTAGATGCTCCAACAAATCCTTATACCTTGGCTAAGAATGTTTAA
- the LOC129921716 gene encoding uncharacterized protein LOC129921716 — protein MIQQMRKDAPSHLYILTKDAPSHLYILTKDAPSHLYILTKDAPSHLYILTKDAPSQLYILTKDAPSQLYILTKDVPSQLYILTKDAPSHLYILTKDAPSQLYILTKDASSQLYILTNDVTSQLYILTKDAPSHLYILTKDALSQLYILTKDAPSHLYILTKDAPSQLYILTNDAPSQLYILTNDAPSQLYILTKDAPSQLYIPTKDAPSQLYILTNDAPSQLYILTKDATSQLYIMTKDAQSHLYILTKGCYITTLYPDQGLYIPTKDAPSQLYILTNDAPSHLYILTKGCYITTLYPDQGCSGHNFISRQRMLHHNFIS, from the exons ATGATTCAACAAATGA gaAAGGATGCTCCATCACACCTTTATATCCTGACAAAGGATGCTCCATCACACCTTTATATCCTGACAAAGGATGCTCCATCACACCTTTATATCCTGACAAAGGATGCTCCATCACACCTTTATATCCTGACAAAGGATGCTCCATCACAACTTTATATCCTGACAAAGGATGCTCCATCACAACTTTATATCCTGACAAAGGATGTTCCATCACAACTTTATATCCTGACAAAGGATGCTCCATCACACCTTTATATTCTGACAAAGGATGCTCCATCACAACTTTATATCCTGACAAAGGATGCTTCATCACAACTTTATATCCTGACAAATGATGTTACATCACAACTTTATATCCTGACAAAGGATGCTCCATCACACCTTTATATCCTGACAAAGGATGCTCTATCACAACTTTATATCCTGACAAAGGATGCTCCATCACACCTTTATATCCTGACAAAGGATGCTCCATCACAACTTTATATCCTGACAAATGATGCTCCATCACAACTTTATATCCTGACAAATGATGCTCCATCACAACTTTATATCCTGACAAAAGATGCTCCATCACAACTTTATATCCCGACAAAGGATGCTCCATCACAACTTTATATCCTGACAAATGATGCTCCATCACAACTTTATATCCTGACAAAGGATGCTACATCACAACTTTATATCATGACAAAGGATGCTCAATCACACCTTTATATCCTGACAAAAGGATGCTACATCACAACTTTATATCCTGACCAAGGACTTTATATCCCGACAAAGGATGCTCCATCACAACTTTATATCCTGACAAATGATGCTCCATCACACCTTTATATCCTGACAAAAGGATGCTACATCACAACTTTATATCCTGACCAAGGATGCTCAGGGCACAACTTTATATCCCGACAAAGGATGCTCCATCACAACTTTATATCCTGA
- the LOC106072493 gene encoding uncharacterized protein LOC106072493 isoform X1 — translation MMMGLRMIVTLLLLGLSQPIHCAVMRLDYGVVGYYFDIEFTQGMFEKILTHLSDPRANVVTMDGADKKGLTFTVQSVGIEYSHEPTSNAETPKYICEYYSKDRSFKCRRIQVLMTCPASQNTDLFGLKLKPGEFFNDTSLSSTTRTCKGESDSVWSITFYKKIEEKRDPIDFNSDNALEEQRMFRTTPGLNYDDTLSDFTGVETSSLKNVHTTESKEVASDASVAVIVASIVVALIVITGASVLIYCLVCRRRQRRSSNLNPSGKTIPRYEEVRFLPDNEMPHPGSNTNGNHVNFSGVNCGRPHPGRINDGNFSGISNIYSYPFPYSVNKKQDKKPNGDIPNDPSLSDYSNPVDSYYDPRQINSNSGDKYTELESSSLSCKRAFWKRKKSDYAPETSEYSNPDDSYHVPRSLHDSEISSCNNYTNKYTELESTTYSMNDQELPYKLSNTPPVYSDPKVGAPEKNKKKDTLSIHEYNKLGEETKELMHEYDHLEDNSK, via the exons ATGATGATGGGACTGCGGATGATCGTTACATTGCTCCTGCTAGGACTCTCGCAGCCGATACACTGTGCTGTGATGAGACTAGACTATGGCGTTGTGGGATACTATTTTGACATCGAGTTCACGCAAGGAATGTTTGAAAA aattctGACCCATCTAAGTGACCCAAGGGCAAACGTAGTTACGATGGATGGGGCAGACAAAAAAGGATTAACTTTCACCGTTCAGTCTGTTGGTATAGAATACAGTCATGAGCCAACGAGCAATGCAGAGACCCCTAAATACATTTGTGAATACTATTCGAAAGACAGGTCGTTCAAATGTCGAAGAATTCAGGTCTTAATGACATGCCCCGCCTCGCAAAATACGGACTTGTTTGGCTTAAAGTTGAAACCTGGGGAGTTCTTTAATGACACCTCATTGTCTAGCACTACACGTACTTGCAAGGGTGAATCCGATTCTGTTTGGTCTATCACATTTTACAAGAAGATTGAAGAAAAGCGAGATCCCATAGATTTTAACTCTGACAACGCACTTGAAGAGCAAAGGATGTTCAGAACTACCCCGGGGTTAAATTACGACGATACCCTGTCAGATTTTACCGGCGTAGAGACttcctctttaaaaaatgtccaTACAACAGAAAGTAAAGAGGTGGCTTCCGATGCCTCTGTGGCTGTGATAGTTGCTTCCATCGTAGTGGCTTTGATCGTGATAACTGGTGCCTCTGTGTTAATTTACTGTCTTGTTTGTAGAAGGAGACAAAGAAGAAGTTCAAATTTAAACCCTTCAGGGAAGACAATCCCGCGATACGAAGAAGTTCGGTTTTTACCAGATAATGAAATGCCACACCCCGGAAGTAATACCAACGGTAATCATGTTAATTTCAGTGGGGTTAATTGTGGAAGACCCCACCCCGGAAGGATTAATGATGGTAACTTCAGCGGAATAAGCAACATTTACAGTTACCCATTTCCTTACAGCGTGAATAAGAAACAGGATAAAAAACCAAATGGTGATATCCCAAACGACCCCAGCCTATCTGATTACAGCAATCCCGTGGACAGCTATTATGATCCCCGTCAAATCAATTCAAACAGTGGTGACAAATATACAGAACTGGAGTCGTCTTCTCTTTCTTGTAAACGCGCATTCTGGAAAAGGAAAAAGTCGGATTATGCACCAGAAACATCAGAATATAGTAACCCAGACGACAGTTACCACGTTCCGAGAAGTTTACATGATTCTGAAATCTCTTCCTGTAATAATTACACTAATAAATACACAGAATTAGAGAGTACTACTTACTCTATGAATGATCAAGAACTTCCTTATAAACTCAGCAACACCCCGCCAGTGTACAGTGATCCTAAGGTGGGTGCTccggaaaaaaataaaaagaaagacactCTGTCTATTCATGAGTACAACAAGTTAGGAGAAGAAACGAAAGAATTAATGCATGAATATGATCACCTAGAAGACAACTCGAAATAA
- the LOC106072493 gene encoding uncharacterized protein LOC106072493 isoform X2, whose product MLGTAVRVGTILLVIVASVASQTNPQNTASNGQSISDDSVDCLHKRILLTCEIFTNETNDKTSTPELEFPELNTSCEVLDSSSRETFNVSCESRCNIFLRFTCIDSQTIFANSSQIFQCFFSDTSNLEPNDNKSSTIYFISCSDNLNDSFIKNTTAYIQPHEALSDSTIGIIVGVVLGSATIVSIVVVLAWRRKKQKSIKKRAVAPPKSYLCNDITKPSSNMTKDGKNKDGTSSWITNTKEDRTKERSVYSNVVSNGQDNLSFEQELDNEDGLTYELPDLLKQENKSSKVITSLNNNISGDGVETIDSNSRSTSKLQNSSENYGRIISGFNHDKLYEDIPSDISASASVTPDPRNRATFPLSNSKTTLNIDQHIYLNALLLEQGLSQTQLQSPASMASAVSTSDVDPVASNDDSKTDSVYFELEREDCSDEEASDEEQEPHCEDHDYESYSHV is encoded by the exons ATGCTTGGCACGGCAGTACGAGTCGGAACTATTCTGCTCGTAATTGTAGCAAGTGTAGCCTCACAAACAAATCCCCAAAACACAGCGTCCAATGGTCAAAGTATCTCTGATGA TTCAGTTGATTGTCTGCATAAAAGAATCCTGTTAACAtgtgaaatttttacaaatgaaacTAATGATAAAACATCAACACCAGAGCTGGAATTTCCTGAACTCAACACTAGTTGTGAAGTACTAGACTCATCCTCTCGGGAAACCTTTAACGTCTCGTGTGAATCTCGTTGTAATATATTCTTACGCTTCACGTGCATTGACAGCCAGACGATTTTCGCAAACAGCAGTCAGATATTTCAGTGTTTTTTTTCGGATACCTCAAACTTAGAGCCTAACGATAACAAGTCTTCTACCATCTATTTCATTTCATGTTCAGATAATTTAAACGACTCGTTCATCAAAAACACAACAGCGTACATCCAGCCTCACGAGGCTTTGTCCGACAGTACAATCGGAATCATTGTCGGCGTCGTCTTAGGTTCGGCTACAATCGTCAGCATCGTGGTAGTTCTCGCTTGGAGAAGAAAAAAGCAGAAGTCTATTAAAAAACGCGCTGTGGCGCCCCCTAAGTCCTATTTGTGCAATGATATTACAAAGCCATCTTCTAACATGACCAAAGATGGTAAAAACAAAGATGGTACTAGTTCATGGATAACAAATActaaagaagacagaacaaaGGAGAGGAGCGTGTATTCAAATGTTGTATCCAACGGTCAGGACAATTTATCATTTGAACAGGAATTGGATAATGAAGATGGACTTACGTATGAATTGCCAGACTTGTTAAAGCAAGAGAACAAATCATCTAAAGTTATAActagtttaaataacaacatttCCGGGGACGGTGTAGAAACTATCGACTCGAACTCTAGGTCTACATCAAAACTCCAAAACTCTTCAGAAAATTACGGCCGGATTATTTCGGGATTTAACCACGACAAACTATACGAAGATATCCCCTCGGATATTTCCGCCAGTGCTTCGGTAACTCCCGATCCCAGAAATAGGGCCACGTTCCCACTAAGCAATAGCAAAACCACGTTGAATATAGATCAACACATTTATTTGAATGCACTCTTACTAGAGCAAGGTTTATCTCAAACACAGCTTCAGTCACCTGCAAGTATGGCATCGGCTGTGTCTACCTCAGATGTAGATCCTGTAGCCTCAAACGATGACAGTAAAACTGATAGTGTCTATTTCGAATTAGAGAGAGAAGATTGTTCAGACGAAGAAGCTAGTGATGAGGAACAGGAACCTCATTGTGAGGACCATGACTATGAGTCTTATTCACATGTCTAA